Proteins found in one Falsirhodobacter algicola genomic segment:
- the ribA gene encoding GTP cyclohydrolase II: MLSLTITERLARARSDLRLGLPVAITGERTVLVAAVEALGPDRLEQMRALGPLVLAITPRRAETLKARAYDGDVARIAVGTAPLSWLTAAADPAGDLASPMKGPFETLRGGDAAAHRVGVALAKTAQLLPAIVAVEAASCEGLTTLPAAAALDALAREPLLAPVVSARLPMAASEAGRVHIFRPEDDTAEHYAIEIGRPDRDAPVLARLHSACFTGDVLGSLKCDCGPQLRAALAEMGAQGAGVLLYLNQEGRGIGLANKMRAYALQDQGFDTVEANHRLGFEDDERDFRIGAGILREMGFGAVRLLTNNPAKIRMMETHGVKVVERVPLKVGQTAQNAGYLATKALKSGHLL; the protein is encoded by the coding sequence ATGCTGTCGCTGACCATCACCGAACGCCTTGCCCGTGCGCGCAGCGACCTGCGCCTTGGTCTGCCCGTCGCGATCACGGGCGAGCGGACCGTTCTCGTCGCCGCGGTGGAGGCGCTGGGCCCGGACCGGCTGGAGCAGATGCGCGCCCTCGGCCCGCTGGTCCTTGCCATCACGCCGCGCCGCGCCGAAACGCTGAAGGCCCGCGCCTATGACGGCGATGTGGCGCGCATCGCGGTGGGGACGGCGCCGCTGTCGTGGCTGACGGCGGCGGCGGACCCGGCCGGGGATCTCGCCTCGCCGATGAAGGGCCCGTTCGAGACGCTGCGCGGCGGGGATGCTGCGGCCCACCGCGTGGGCGTCGCGCTGGCGAAAACGGCGCAGCTTCTGCCCGCCATCGTCGCCGTGGAGGCCGCCTCTTGCGAGGGGCTGACCACGCTGCCGGCCGCCGCCGCGTTGGACGCGCTGGCGCGCGAGCCGCTTCTGGCCCCCGTGGTGTCGGCGCGCCTTCCCATGGCCGCCTCCGAAGCCGGGCGCGTGCACATCTTCCGCCCCGAGGACGACACCGCCGAGCATTACGCCATCGAGATCGGACGCCCCGACCGCGATGCGCCGGTTCTGGCGCGGCTGCATTCGGCTTGCTTCACCGGGGATGTGCTGGGCAGCCTGAAATGCGACTGCGGCCCCCAGCTTCGGGCCGCGCTGGCCGAGATGGGGGCACAGGGGGCGGGCGTGCTCCTCTACCTCAATCAGGAAGGGCGGGGGATCGGGCTGGCGAACAAGATGCGCGCCTATGCCCTGCAGGATCAGGGATTCGACACGGTGGAGGCCAATCACCGGCTGGGCTTCGAGGATGACGAGCGCGATTTCCGCATCGGAGCGGGCATCCTGCGCGAGATGGGGTTCGGCGCCGTCCGGCTGCTGACCAACAACCCCGCCAAGATCCGCATGATGGAGACGCATGGCGTCAAGGTCGTGGAGCGCGTGCCCCTCAAGGTCGGGCAGACGGCGCAGAATGCAGGATACCTTGCGACGAAGGCCCTGAAATCGGGGCATCTGCTGTGA
- a CDS encoding L,D-transpeptidase family protein, whose protein sequence is MRVTKAGVLFAGRRLACSIGRGGVTGAKREGDMATPRGDHRIIGMLYRADRLAGLPAWARPIGPGDLWSDDPADPAYNRLVRRPHPFRHESLRRADPMYDLILVTDWNTPARPGHGSAIFVHTWRRRGAPTAGCVALARKDILWLARRIRPGCVLRVR, encoded by the coding sequence ATGCGGGTGACGAAAGCGGGCGTCCTCTTTGCGGGGCGGCGGCTTGCCTGCAGCATCGGGCGCGGCGGCGTGACGGGCGCAAAGCGCGAGGGCGACATGGCAACGCCGCGCGGCGATCACCGGATCATCGGGATGCTCTATCGCGCGGACCGGCTTGCGGGCCTTCCGGCTTGGGCGCGGCCCATCGGGCCGGGGGATCTGTGGTCGGACGATCCGGCGGACCCGGCCTATAACCGCCTCGTGCGCCGTCCGCACCCGTTCCGGCACGAATCGCTGCGGCGGGCCGATCCGATGTACGATCTGATTCTGGTGACGGATTGGAACACGCCCGCGCGACCGGGGCATGGATCGGCGATCTTCGTGCACACATGGCGGCGGCGGGGCGCACCGACGGCGGGCTGCGTCGCGCTGGCGCGCAAGGATATTCTGTGGCTTGCCCGGCGCATCCGGCCGGGCTGCGTCTTGCGCGTACGCTAG
- a CDS encoding YggS family pyridoxal phosphate-dependent enzyme, which produces MAYTDILHRIRAAEAAHGRPAGSVQLVAVSKLQPDARVEAVLDSGHRLFGENYVQEAQGKWPALRDRFGPVTVHLIGPLQTNKAKAALHLFDAIHTLDRPSLANRLARLAQEAGHCPDLFVQVNTGAEPQKAGILPNEADTFIAAARALDLPVVGAMCIPPEGADPVPHFAHLARIAERNGLGGLSMGMSGDFEDAIAQGATHVRVGSAIFGARA; this is translated from the coding sequence ATGGCATATACGGACATCCTTCACCGCATCCGCGCCGCCGAGGCGGCTCATGGCCGGCCCGCAGGGTCGGTTCAGCTCGTCGCCGTGTCGAAGCTGCAACCGGACGCCCGGGTGGAGGCGGTTCTAGACAGTGGCCACCGCCTGTTCGGCGAAAATTACGTGCAGGAAGCGCAGGGGAAATGGCCCGCCTTACGCGACCGCTTCGGCCCCGTCACCGTGCATCTGATCGGCCCGCTTCAGACCAACAAGGCCAAGGCGGCGCTTCATCTGTTCGATGCGATCCACACCCTCGACCGACCGAGCCTTGCCAACCGCCTGGCCCGGCTGGCGCAGGAGGCCGGGCACTGCCCCGATCTCTTCGTGCAAGTGAACACCGGGGCCGAGCCGCAAAAGGCCGGCATCCTGCCCAATGAGGCGGACACCTTCATCGCCGCCGCCCGCGCGCTGGATCTGCCGGTGGTGGGCGCGATGTGCATCCCGCCCGAGGGGGCCGACCCGGTGCCGCATTTCGCCCATCTGGCCCGCATCGCGGAGCGCAACGGCCTTGGGGGCCTCTCGATGGGGATGAGCGGCGATTTCGAAGATGCTATCGCTCAAGGCGCGACCCATGTGCGCGTCGGCAGCGCGATCTTCGGCGCGCGCGCCTAG
- a CDS encoding porin yields MKKILLATSILAATTGYAAAEVSLTGDARMGVVFDGEDVQFSERARVRFNLSGQTDTGLEFGAAFRAHEANDSQTGGFASDVEDRESTVWISGAFGQLEMGDVASAAEEAIGDLDGVGFSGLNDYSDIPYINGDGSTAIEQGPGALYSYTMSGFEFHLSMTDGNLGYGSDEDSDERTTAYAVAVAYQGDNYKVGLGYLDNGEYDENDGNYGGSQVILSGETDVAGFAVKAYYASFDGVLDELDGYGSDVDPELDHTIGLGVSYTFGATTVRGFARRDDLDNEVNGDDKLDTFGIGAIYDLGGGATINGGVVNTDRYTDEDGDGETLADIGIKLAF; encoded by the coding sequence ATGAAAAAGATTCTTCTTGCGACGTCGATCCTCGCCGCGACGACGGGATACGCCGCTGCCGAAGTCTCCCTGACGGGTGACGCACGTATGGGCGTCGTCTTCGATGGCGAAGACGTGCAGTTCTCCGAGCGCGCTCGCGTTCGCTTCAACCTGTCGGGTCAAACGGACACCGGTCTGGAATTCGGCGCAGCCTTCCGTGCGCACGAAGCCAACGACTCGCAGACGGGCGGCTTCGCCAGCGACGTTGAAGACCGTGAGAGCACCGTCTGGATCTCCGGCGCCTTCGGTCAGCTGGAAATGGGCGACGTGGCCTCGGCTGCCGAAGAAGCGATCGGTGACCTCGACGGCGTCGGCTTCTCCGGCCTGAACGACTACTCGGACATCCCGTACATCAACGGCGACGGTTCGACCGCGATCGAACAAGGCCCGGGCGCTCTGTACTCCTACACGATGTCCGGCTTTGAGTTCCACCTCAGCATGACCGACGGCAACCTCGGTTATGGCAGCGACGAAGACAGCGATGAGCGTACGACCGCTTACGCTGTTGCCGTTGCCTACCAAGGCGACAACTACAAAGTCGGCCTCGGCTACCTCGACAACGGCGAGTACGACGAGAACGACGGCAACTACGGCGGCAGCCAAGTCATCCTGTCGGGTGAAACCGACGTGGCTGGCTTCGCGGTCAAAGCCTACTACGCCAGCTTCGACGGCGTGCTCGACGAACTGGACGGCTACGGCTCCGACGTGGACCCGGAACTGGACCACACGATCGGTCTGGGCGTCTCCTACACCTTCGGCGCGACGACCGTCCGCGGCTTCGCCCGTCGTGACGACCTCGACAACGAAGTCAACGGCGACGACAAGCTGGACACGTTCGGCATCGGCGCGATCTACGACCTCGGCGGTGGCGCGACCATCAACGGCGGCGTCGTGAACACCGACCGTTACACGGACGAAGACGGCGACGGCGAAACGCTGGCCGACATCGGCATCAAGCTGGCCTTCTGA
- a CDS encoding DUF3576 domain-containing protein, with amino-acid sequence MTLNRFARAASLGGIVLLVAACGSKEAADRQREQLAAAEPYHSDTIGGQRGDGSIWQLFGKNNDTNTRIAVNRYIWTAALDVLSFLPVQSVDPFSGVFTTGYGTPPGGGRAYRATVYVQDAALDARSLHVALQTSGGSAVSAETTRAIEDAILTRARQLRTEDGRR; translated from the coding sequence ATGACCTTGAACCGCTTCGCGCGCGCCGCCTCCCTTGGCGGAATTGTCCTGCTGGTCGCGGCCTGCGGCAGCAAGGAAGCTGCGGATCGCCAGCGCGAGCAGCTTGCCGCGGCTGAGCCCTATCACAGCGACACGATCGGCGGGCAGCGCGGCGACGGCAGTATCTGGCAGTTGTTCGGCAAGAACAACGACACGAACACCCGTATTGCAGTGAACCGCTATATCTGGACGGCGGCGCTGGATGTGCTCAGCTTCTTGCCGGTGCAGTCGGTCGATCCCTTCTCGGGGGTGTTCACGACGGGCTACGGCACGCCGCCCGGCGGCGGGCGCGCCTATCGGGCCACGGTCTATGTGCAGGATGCGGCGCTGGATGCGCGGTCGCTGCATGTCGCGCTTCAGACCAGCGGCGGCAGCGCCGTCTCCGCCGAGACGACGCGCGCGATCGAGGATGCGATCCTGACCCGCGCGCGCCAGCTGCGGACCGAGGACGGCCGCCGCTAG
- a CDS encoding bifunctional folylpolyglutamate synthase/dihydrofolate synthase, which produces MMALHPKVIDLTLDRMHRLLETLGHPERRLPPVIHLAGTNGKGSTQAMIRAGLEAAGLRVHAYTSPHLARFHERIRLAGDLISEADLTALLDECAAANGPEAITFFEITTAAALLAFARTPADATLLEVGLGGRLDATNVVDSPRLTVITPVSIDHQQYLGDTLAEIAGEKAGILKRGVPCIVGPQAPEGLEVIEARAARLGVPLRVHGQHWHVQAEHGRLVFQDEDGLLDLPLPNLPGPHQIQNAGAALAALRLLGHDETACEAAVTRAFWPARMQRLRSGPLADLAAGAELWLDGGHNPAGGQAVAATLAAMPPRPTHLICGMLNTKDVRGYMRPLSAVTESLTAITIPNEPNTLPAEATRDAALDVGIAAQTAESVTEALRAILRREPQARVLICGSLYLAGAILRENA; this is translated from the coding sequence ATGATGGCGCTGCACCCCAAGGTCATCGACCTGACGCTGGACCGGATGCACCGGCTTCTGGAAACGCTGGGCCATCCGGAACGGCGCCTGCCGCCGGTGATCCATCTGGCGGGCACGAACGGCAAAGGCTCCACCCAGGCGATGATCCGGGCGGGACTGGAGGCGGCGGGCCTGCGGGTCCACGCCTATACCTCGCCGCATCTGGCGCGCTTCCACGAACGGATCCGCCTTGCCGGCGATCTGATCTCCGAGGCGGATCTGACGGCCCTGCTGGACGAATGCGCCGCCGCCAACGGCCCCGAGGCGATCACCTTCTTCGAGATCACCACCGCCGCCGCCCTCTTGGCCTTTGCGCGCACCCCTGCGGATGCGACGCTGCTGGAGGTGGGCCTCGGCGGGCGGCTGGATGCGACCAACGTCGTGGACAGCCCGCGGTTGACGGTGATCACCCCGGTCTCGATCGACCATCAGCAATATCTGGGCGACACGCTGGCCGAGATCGCGGGCGAAAAGGCCGGCATCCTGAAGCGCGGCGTGCCCTGCATCGTCGGTCCCCAAGCCCCCGAGGGGTTGGAGGTGATCGAGGCGCGGGCCGCACGGCTGGGCGTTCCGCTGCGTGTCCATGGGCAGCACTGGCATGTGCAGGCGGAACACGGCCGCCTCGTGTTTCAGGACGAGGATGGGCTTCTGGATCTGCCGCTGCCGAATCTGCCCGGCCCGCATCAGATCCAGAATGCCGGGGCCGCCCTCGCCGCCCTGCGGCTTCTTGGCCATGACGAGACCGCCTGCGAGGCTGCGGTCACCCGCGCCTTCTGGCCCGCCCGGATGCAGCGGCTGCGCAGCGGACCTCTGGCCGATCTGGCGGCGGGGGCGGAGCTTTGGCTCGATGGCGGGCACAATCCGGCGGGCGGACAGGCCGTGGCGGCGACGCTGGCCGCGATGCCCCCGCGCCCGACGCATCTGATCTGCGGCATGCTGAACACCAAGGATGTGCGCGGCTATATGCGCCCGCTCTCGGCGGTAACCGAATCGCTGACCGCCATCACCATCCCGAACGAGCCGAACACCCTGCCTGCCGAAGCCACTCGCGACGCGGCCCTCGATGTGGGCATCGCGGCGCAGACGGCCGAATCGGTGACGGAGGCGCTGCGGGCGATCCTGCGGCGCGAGCCGCAGGCGCGGGTTCTGATCTGCGGATCGCTCTACCTTGCCGGGGCGATCCTGCGCGAGAACGCCTAG
- the accD gene encoding acetyl-CoA carboxylase, carboxyltransferase subunit beta, protein MNWISNYVRPKINSLFSRREVPENLWTKCPECGTMLFHRELADNLNVCTNCDHHMAISPRKRFQALFDGGIFTEVAVPEPVADPLQFRDQKKYPDRLKAAQKSTGEKEAMLVVEGEIARTPVVAAGQDFAFMAGSMGMYVGNAIVAAAERAVALKRPLVLFSAAGGARMQEGILSLMQMPRTTVAVQMLKDAGLPYIVVLTHPTTGGVTASYAMLGDVHISEPNALICFAGPRVIEQTIREKLPEGFQRAEYLLDHGMLDRVTHRKALREELVTILRMLTGQPPAVRADLPAPTPEPAPVTPPAPDA, encoded by the coding sequence ATGAACTGGATCTCGAATTACGTCCGCCCGAAGATCAACTCGCTCTTCTCGCGCCGGGAGGTGCCGGAGAACCTGTGGACCAAGTGCCCCGAATGCGGGACCATGCTGTTCCACCGGGAGCTGGCCGACAATCTGAACGTCTGCACCAATTGCGACCATCACATGGCGATCAGCCCCCGCAAGCGTTTTCAGGCGCTGTTCGACGGCGGCATCTTCACCGAGGTCGCGGTGCCCGAACCCGTGGCGGACCCGCTGCAGTTCCGGGACCAGAAGAAATATCCCGACCGCCTGAAGGCGGCGCAGAAATCCACCGGCGAGAAAGAGGCCATGCTGGTCGTGGAGGGTGAGATCGCCCGCACGCCCGTGGTCGCCGCCGGGCAGGACTTCGCCTTCATGGCCGGCTCCATGGGCATGTATGTCGGCAACGCCATCGTGGCCGCCGCCGAACGCGCCGTGGCGCTGAAACGTCCGCTGGTGCTGTTCTCGGCTGCGGGCGGGGCGCGGATGCAGGAAGGCATCCTGTCGCTGATGCAGATGCCGCGCACCACCGTTGCCGTGCAGATGCTGAAGGATGCGGGCCTGCCCTATATCGTCGTGCTGACGCACCCGACGACGGGCGGGGTCACGGCTTCCTATGCGATGCTGGGCGATGTGCACATCTCGGAGCCGAACGCCCTGATCTGCTTCGCCGGCCCCCGCGTGATCGAACAGACGATCCGCGAAAAGCTGCCCGAAGGCTTCCAGCGCGCCGAATACCTGCTGGATCACGGCATGCTGGACCGCGTGACGCACCGCAAGGCGCTGCGCGAGGAGTTGGTGACGATCCTGCGCATGCTGACGGGTCAGCCCCCGGCCGTGCGCGCCGACCTGCCCGCCCCCACGCCGGAACCGGCCCCCGTCACCCCGCCCGCGCCAGACGCGTGA
- a CDS encoding calcium-binding protein, which translates to MFGIIGLVGAVMAGAAADMFMGLKADPGHDADDDAEAAPEGTEGETQDSQGDLLDEVRFDGMPRSSDIPEPPDPAENVVGTDGDDRLATGDGDDTLSGGDGTDILVARDGDNRVMGDGGQDYLYSGDGRDTLFGGDGDDALYAGGGDDRLFGGTGNDQMYGQMGDDTLRGGVGDDSLIGGAGQDRLHGQGGKDWLSGDDGDDRLFGGRGADTLDGGAGNDTLFGGEDRAVDYLNGGRGEDVLHVGAKDVATGGDGADTFILGEGVSGHPATLMDFDPKTDVIEITHEPGHAPVVEVLDHETGQRIVVDGTDLAVLRGVSGFDAASIRLVSLHH; encoded by the coding sequence ATGTTCGGAATCATCGGCCTCGTCGGTGCGGTCATGGCGGGTGCCGCCGCGGACATGTTCATGGGCCTGAAGGCCGATCCCGGCCACGACGCCGACGATGACGCGGAGGCCGCCCCCGAGGGCACCGAGGGGGAGACGCAGGATTCGCAGGGCGATCTGCTGGACGAGGTCCGCTTCGACGGCATGCCCCGTTCCAGCGACATCCCCGAACCGCCCGACCCGGCGGAGAACGTGGTCGGCACCGATGGCGACGACCGCCTTGCGACGGGCGACGGCGACGACACCCTGTCGGGCGGCGACGGCACCGATATCCTTGTCGCGCGGGACGGCGACAACCGCGTGATGGGCGATGGCGGGCAGGATTACCTCTATTCCGGCGATGGGCGCGATACGCTCTTCGGCGGGGATGGCGATGACGCGCTCTATGCCGGTGGCGGCGATGACCGGCTGTTCGGCGGCACGGGCAACGACCAGATGTACGGCCAGATGGGCGATGACACGTTGCGTGGCGGCGTGGGGGACGATTCGCTGATCGGCGGCGCCGGGCAGGATCGTCTGCACGGTCAGGGCGGCAAGGACTGGCTGTCGGGCGACGACGGCGATGACCGGCTGTTCGGGGGGCGCGGCGCCGACACGCTGGATGGCGGCGCGGGGAACGACACGCTGTTCGGCGGCGAGGATCGGGCCGTGGACTACCTCAATGGCGGGCGCGGCGAGGATGTCCTGCATGTCGGCGCGAAGGATGTCGCCACGGGCGGCGACGGCGCGGACACCTTCATTCTGGGCGAAGGCGTGTCCGGCCATCCGGCGACGCTGATGGATTTCGACCCCAAGACCGACGTGATCGAGATTACCCACGAACCCGGACACGCCCCCGTGGTGGAGGTGCTGGACCACGAGACCGGCCAGCGCATCGTGGTCGACGGCACCGATCTGGCGGTGCTGCGCGGCGTCAGCGGTTTCGACGCGGCGTCGATCCGTCTCGTGTCCCTGCACCACTAG
- the rpsO gene encoding 30S ribosomal protein S15 — protein sequence MSITVEEKNRLIKEYATKEGDTGSPEVQVAVLSSRIATLTEHFKTHKKDNHSRRGLLMMVAQRRKLLDYLKAKDEGRYTSLIGRLGLRR from the coding sequence ATGTCGATCACCGTCGAAGAAAAGAACCGCCTCATCAAAGAATACGCGACGAAGGAAGGCGACACCGGTTCGCCCGAAGTTCAGGTCGCCGTTCTGTCGTCGCGGATCGCCACGCTGACCGAGCACTTCAAGACCCATAAGAAAGACAACCACTCCCGTCGTGGTCTTCTCATGATGGTCGCGCAACGCCGCAAGCTGCTCGATTACCTCAAAGCCAAGGATGAAGGCCGTTACACGTCCCTGATCGGACGTCTGGGCCTGCGCCGCTAA
- the pnp gene encoding polyribonucleotide nucleotidyltransferase — protein sequence MFNVTKKSIEWGGETLTLETGKVARQADGTVIATLGETSVMANVTFAKEQKPGQDFFPLTVHYQEKYYAAGKIPGGFFKREARPSEKETLTSRLIDRPCRPLFVPGFKNEVLVMCTVLSHDLENEPDIVAMIAASAALTLSGVPFMGPIGAARVGFVDGEYVLNPAVDDMQGLRNNPEQRLDLVVAGTKDAVMMVESEAYELSEAEMLGAVKFGHDAMQPVIDLIIDLAEAAAKEPFDFTPPDYSALYAKVKKAGESQMRAAYAIKDKGERHDAVEAAKAAVKASLSDEELADANLGSALKKLESEVLRGDIISGGARIDGRDTKTVRPIVSETGILPRTHGSALFTRGETQALVVTTLGTGEDEQIIDALHGNSRSNFLLHYNFPPYSVGEVGRVGSPGRREIGHGKLAWRALQAVLPSATDFPYTIRVVSEITESNGSSSMASVCGGSLAMMDAGVPLKAPVAGVAMGLILEGDKWAVLTDILGDEDHLGDMDFKVAGTENGITSLQMDIKVAGITPAIMEQALAQAKDGRMHILDEMAKALTSANAFSAYAPKIETLTIPTDKIREVIGSGGKVIREIVETSGAKVDINDDGMIKIASNDADAIKRAYDMIWSIVAEPEEGKIYTGRVVKLVDFGAFVNFFGKRDGLVHVSQISGKRLQHPNEVLKEGQEVKVKLLGFDDRGKVRLGMKMVDQTTGEEIAPDAKSDAEA from the coding sequence ATGTTCAACGTTACGAAAAAGTCGATCGAGTGGGGCGGCGAGACGCTGACGCTCGAGACCGGCAAGGTGGCCCGTCAGGCCGACGGCACCGTGATCGCCACGCTGGGCGAAACCTCGGTCATGGCCAACGTGACCTTCGCCAAGGAGCAGAAGCCCGGACAGGACTTCTTCCCGCTGACGGTCCACTACCAAGAGAAATACTACGCCGCCGGCAAGATCCCGGGTGGCTTCTTCAAACGCGAGGCCCGGCCGAGCGAGAAGGAGACGCTGACCTCCCGGCTGATCGACCGTCCTTGCCGTCCGCTCTTCGTGCCGGGCTTCAAGAACGAAGTGCTGGTGATGTGCACCGTGCTGTCGCACGACCTCGAGAACGAGCCCGACATCGTTGCGATGATCGCGGCCTCGGCGGCGCTCACGCTGTCGGGCGTGCCCTTCATGGGCCCGATCGGTGCGGCGCGCGTCGGCTTCGTCGATGGCGAATACGTGCTGAACCCGGCGGTCGATGACATGCAGGGCCTGCGCAACAACCCCGAGCAGCGGCTCGACCTCGTCGTCGCGGGCACCAAAGACGCCGTGATGATGGTGGAATCGGAAGCCTACGAGCTGTCCGAAGCCGAGATGCTGGGCGCCGTGAAGTTCGGCCATGATGCGATGCAGCCGGTGATCGACCTGATCATCGACCTCGCCGAAGCGGCCGCGAAGGAACCCTTCGACTTCACCCCGCCCGACTACTCCGCGCTCTATGCCAAGGTGAAGAAGGCCGGCGAATCGCAGATGCGCGCCGCCTATGCCATCAAGGACAAGGGCGAGCGTCACGACGCCGTCGAAGCCGCGAAGGCCGCCGTCAAGGCCAGCCTGAGCGACGAGGAACTGGCCGATGCCAACCTCGGTTCCGCGCTGAAGAAGCTGGAATCCGAAGTGCTGCGCGGCGACATCATCTCGGGCGGTGCCCGGATCGATGGCCGCGACACCAAGACGGTCCGCCCGATCGTGTCGGAAACCGGCATCCTGCCGCGCACGCATGGTTCGGCGCTGTTCACCCGCGGCGAGACGCAGGCGCTGGTCGTGACCACGCTCGGCACCGGCGAGGATGAGCAGATCATCGACGCGCTGCACGGCAACTCGCGCTCCAACTTCCTGCTGCACTACAACTTCCCGCCCTATTCGGTCGGCGAAGTGGGCCGCGTCGGTTCCCCCGGGCGCCGCGAGATCGGTCACGGCAAACTGGCATGGCGCGCCCTTCAGGCCGTTCTGCCGAGCGCGACCGACTTCCCCTACACGATCCGCGTCGTGTCGGAGATCACGGAATCCAACGGTTCCTCCTCGATGGCGTCCGTCTGCGGCGGTTCGCTGGCGATGATGGATGCGGGCGTTCCGCTGAAGGCCCCGGTGGCCGGCGTCGCCATGGGCCTCATCCTCGAGGGTGACAAATGGGCCGTGCTGACCGACATCCTCGGCGACGAGGATCACCTCGGCGACATGGACTTCAAGGTCGCAGGCACCGAGAACGGCATCACCTCGCTCCAGATGGACATCAAGGTGGCCGGCATCACGCCCGCGATCATGGAGCAGGCGCTGGCACAGGCCAAGGACGGCCGGATGCACATCCTGGACGAGATGGCGAAGGCCCTGACCTCGGCCAACGCATTCTCGGCCTATGCCCCCAAGATCGAAACGCTGACGATCCCCACCGACAAGATCCGCGAAGTGATCGGTTCGGGCGGCAAGGTCATCCGCGAGATCGTGGAAACCTCGGGTGCCAAGGTCGACATCAACGACGACGGCATGATCAAGATCGCGTCCAACGACGCCGATGCGATCAAGCGCGCCTATGACATGATCTGGTCCATCGTGGCCGAGCCGGAAGAAGGCAAGATCTACACCGGCCGCGTCGTGAAGTTGGTCGATTTCGGCGCCTTCGTGAACTTCTTCGGCAAGCGTGACGGCCTCGTGCACGTCTCGCAGATCTCGGGCAAGCGTCTGCAGCACCCGAACGAAGTGCTGAAGGAAGGTCAGGAAGTGAAGGTCAAGCTTCTGGGCTTCGACGATCGCGGCAAGGTGCGCCTTGGCATGAAGATGGTCGATCAGACCACCGGCGAAGAAATCGCGCCCGACGCGAAATCCGACGCCGAAGCGTGA